In Daphnia pulex isolate KAP4 chromosome 7, ASM2113471v1, one genomic interval encodes:
- the LOC124196725 gene encoding sodium/potassium/calcium exchanger Nckx30C-like isoform X1, with protein sequence MGRLVRSRLKAGINMRRDSYFLVVSCTSLLLYAICLYTFLHLNGYIGANKLVAAPSPSATGARGHLDPNAAEKNSQLFAAPYLKSQAQFDDGKIHEFQRNVGHPVDWEMRVKELGIEDIGEYLRVEREKREHIQMLLEQSGPAQTAVTKRGPPRKTEQRRLLAEKQLMSDKLLSKEEEVQGGEESVWRRISRSINSSNVVGHATAEVKKAGNNESVVENKPQPLFPTDLFTQEERQRGAVVFHVAGVVYMFVALAVVCDEFFVPSLDVIIEKLNIPDDVAGATFMAAGGSAPELFTSVIGVFVSFDDVGIGTIVGSAVFNILFVIGMCALFSKTLLTLTWWPLFRDCTFYSISLIALVLFFMDNLIVWWEAALLLLLYAAYVSFMRWNEDVERVVKRFLYRNTMPRISSTDHLVSANNASNRGPPSQVSVSSGGGGSSGTTGNTAAGTNVNDRSRAASAGIRGSKFRHGLLTLMIHSIDPMHDGGHVDDKANKLHAIASLRVLLDATKEQTVANGRDPNEEFSNTGRSEMTPVESFIVSEATAASASVSAATAVLTKTEAGVSAVVDCTSMSNRQDVNGAIGGTDGAGEGGGNGDDEVIKPLDLSWPEGTRKQLTYLFLAPILWPLWLTLPDTRTPQGKRFFVVTFIGSILWIAAYSYLMVWWANLTGETVYIPPEVMGLTFLAAGTSIPDLITSVIVARKGLGDMAVSSSVGSNIFDICVGLPLPWLLYCIIIGSPVQVSSSGMACSVLVLFGMLCFVVLSIACFRWKMNKALGVTMFLFYFVFVAVSLGFEYGTISCPV encoded by the exons ATGGGTCGACTGGTTCGATCGCGGTTAAAAGCTGGCATCAACATGCGACGCGACTCGTACTTTCTGGTCGTCAGCTGCACCTCGCTCCTGCTCTACGCCATTTGTTTGTACACGTTCCTTCACTTGAACGGTTACATTGGTGCCAACAAATTGGTAGCCGCACCTTCTCCTTCGGCAACCGGGGCCCGTGGCCACTTGGATCCCAACGCCGCCGAAAAGAACTCGCAGCTCTTCGCCGCCCCCTATCTCAAGAGCCAGGCCCAGTTTGACGACGGGAAAATCCACGAATTCCAGCGCAACGTCGGACATCCAGTCGACTGGGAGATGCGGGTCAAAG AATTGGGTATTGAAGACATTGGCGAGTATTTAAGGGTGGagcgagagaaaagagagcaCATTCAAATGTTGCTGGAGCAGTCCGGACCAGCCCAAACGGCAGTGACCAAGCGAGGTCCGCCGCGGAAGACGGAGCAGCGCCGGTTGCTGGCCGAAAAGCAGTTGATGAGCGACAAACTCTtatcgaaagaagaagaagttcagGGTGGCGAGGAGTCGGTGTGGCGGCGGATAAGCCGCTCAATCAACAGTTCCAACGTCGTCGGCCATGCGACTGCCGAAGTGAAGAAAGCGGGAAACAACGAGAGCGTCGTCGAGAACAAGCCGCAGCCTCTGTTCCCCACGGATCTGTTCACGCAAGAGGAGCGCCAGCGTGGCGCCGTCGTCTTCCACGTAGCCGGCGTCGTCTACATGTTCGTCGCCCTGGCCGTGGTCTGTGACGAATTCTTTGTGCCGTCGCTCGACGTCATCATCGAGAAGCTGAACATCCCGGACGACGTGGCCGGCGCCACCTTCATGGCAGCAGGTGGCAGCGCCCCGGAGCTCTTCACCAGCGTCATCGGCGTCTTCGTCTCGTTCGACGACGTCGGCATCGGCACCATCGTCGGCTCGGCCGTCTTCAACATCCTCTTCGTCATCGGCATGTGCGCCCTGTTCAGCAAGACGCTCCTGACGCTGACGTGGTGGCCGCTCTTTCGTGATTGCACCTTCTACAGCATCAGCCTCATCGCCCTGGTTCTCTTCTTCATGGACAACTTGATCGTCTGGTGGGAGGCGGcacttctcctcctcctctacgCCGCCTACGTCTCATTCATGCGCTGGAACGAGGATGTCGAGAGAGTGGTCAAGCGCTTCCTCTACCGTAACACCATGCCTCGCATTTCTTCGACTGATCATCTCGTTTCTGCTAACAAT GCAAGCAACCGAGGTCCTCCAAGTCAAGTGTCGGTAAGCAGTGGCGGCGGTGGATCTTCAGGAACCACTGGAAACACGGCTG CAGGTACGAACGTCAATGACAGAAGTCGTGCCGCAAGTGCTGGCATACGAGGTTCCAAGTTTCGCCATGGACTTCTCACGTTAATGATTCACAGCATTGACCCCATGCATGACGGAG GTCATGTTGACGACAAGGCAAACAAATTACATGCCATCGCTTCATTGCGAGTGTTGTTGGATGCTACCAAGGAGCAGACAGTAGCCAATGGCCGTGATCCAAACGAAGAG TTTTCCAACACTGGGCGCTCTGAGATGACTCCCGTCGAATCGTTCATTGTCAGCGAAGCAACGGCAGCGTCCGCCTCAGTTTCTGCGGCTACAGCCGTACTTACAAAAACGGAAGCCGGTGTTTCGGCAGTAGTGGATTGTACTTCAATGTCGAACCGACAAGATGTTAATGGTGCCATTGGGGGTACCGATGGGGCTGGTGAGGGAGGTGGTAATGGCGACGATGAGGTCATCAAACCTCTTGACCTGTCTTGGCCGGAAGGAACTCGTAAACAATTAACATACTTATTCCTGGCGCCCATATTATGGCCACTGTGGCTGACCTTACCCGACACACGAACTCCACAGG GGAAGCGGTTCTTTGTCGTAACCTTCATTGGCAGTATTCTTTGGATTGCTGCCTATTCGTATTTGATGGTTTGGTGGGCTAATTTGACCGGTGAAACGGTTTACATACCTCCAGAG GTTATGGGTCTAACATTTTTGGCTGCTGGCACTTCGATCCCTGATTTAATAACGTCGGTGATCGTGGCAAGAAAGGGTTTGGGAGACATGGCTGTCTCTTCTTCAGTTggatcaaatatttttgatatttGCGTCgg TCTACCGCTTCCATGGTTACTATATTGCATCATAATCGGCAGCCCAGTGCAAGTGAGCAGTTCGGGAATGGCCTGCTCTGTTCTCGTGCTTTTTGGTATGCTGTGCTTTGTTGTGCTGAGCATTGCGTGCTTCCGATGGAAAATGAACAAGGCCCTAGGAGTTACCATGTTCCTATTCTACTTTGTTTTTGTCGCCGTTTCGCTTGGATTTGAGTATGGTACAATAAGTTGTCCGGTTTAG
- the LOC124196725 gene encoding sodium/potassium/calcium exchanger Nckx30C-like isoform X2: MGRLVRSRLKAGINMRRDSYFLVVSCTSLLLYAICLYTFLHLNGYIGANKLVAAPSPSATGARGHLDPNAAEKNSQLFAAPYLKSQAQFDDGKIHEFQRNVGHPVDWEMRVKELGIEDIGEYLRVEREKREHIQMLLEQSGPAQTAVTKRGPPRKTEQRRLLAEKQLMSDKLLSKEEEVQGGEESVWRRISRSINSSNVVGHATAEVKKAGNNESVVENKPQPLFPTDLFTQEERQRGAVVFHVAGVVYMFVALAVVCDEFFVPSLDVIIEKLNIPDDVAGATFMAAGGSAPELFTSVIGVFVSFDDVGIGTIVGSAVFNILFVIGMCALFSKTLLTLTWWPLFRDCTFYSISLIALVLFFMDNLIVWWEAALLLLLYAAYVSFMRWNEDVERVVKRFLYRNTMPRISSTDHLVSANNASNRGPPSQVSVSSGGGGSSGTTGNTAGTNVNDRSRAASAGIRGSKFRHGLLTLMIHSIDPMHDGGHVDDKANKLHAIASLRVLLDATKEQTVANGRDPNEEFSNTGRSEMTPVESFIVSEATAASASVSAATAVLTKTEAGVSAVVDCTSMSNRQDVNGAIGGTDGAGEGGGNGDDEVIKPLDLSWPEGTRKQLTYLFLAPILWPLWLTLPDTRTPQGKRFFVVTFIGSILWIAAYSYLMVWWANLTGETVYIPPEVMGLTFLAAGTSIPDLITSVIVARKGLGDMAVSSSVGSNIFDICVGLPLPWLLYCIIIGSPVQVSSSGMACSVLVLFGMLCFVVLSIACFRWKMNKALGVTMFLFYFVFVAVSLGFEYGTISCPV; this comes from the exons ATGGGTCGACTGGTTCGATCGCGGTTAAAAGCTGGCATCAACATGCGACGCGACTCGTACTTTCTGGTCGTCAGCTGCACCTCGCTCCTGCTCTACGCCATTTGTTTGTACACGTTCCTTCACTTGAACGGTTACATTGGTGCCAACAAATTGGTAGCCGCACCTTCTCCTTCGGCAACCGGGGCCCGTGGCCACTTGGATCCCAACGCCGCCGAAAAGAACTCGCAGCTCTTCGCCGCCCCCTATCTCAAGAGCCAGGCCCAGTTTGACGACGGGAAAATCCACGAATTCCAGCGCAACGTCGGACATCCAGTCGACTGGGAGATGCGGGTCAAAG AATTGGGTATTGAAGACATTGGCGAGTATTTAAGGGTGGagcgagagaaaagagagcaCATTCAAATGTTGCTGGAGCAGTCCGGACCAGCCCAAACGGCAGTGACCAAGCGAGGTCCGCCGCGGAAGACGGAGCAGCGCCGGTTGCTGGCCGAAAAGCAGTTGATGAGCGACAAACTCTtatcgaaagaagaagaagttcagGGTGGCGAGGAGTCGGTGTGGCGGCGGATAAGCCGCTCAATCAACAGTTCCAACGTCGTCGGCCATGCGACTGCCGAAGTGAAGAAAGCGGGAAACAACGAGAGCGTCGTCGAGAACAAGCCGCAGCCTCTGTTCCCCACGGATCTGTTCACGCAAGAGGAGCGCCAGCGTGGCGCCGTCGTCTTCCACGTAGCCGGCGTCGTCTACATGTTCGTCGCCCTGGCCGTGGTCTGTGACGAATTCTTTGTGCCGTCGCTCGACGTCATCATCGAGAAGCTGAACATCCCGGACGACGTGGCCGGCGCCACCTTCATGGCAGCAGGTGGCAGCGCCCCGGAGCTCTTCACCAGCGTCATCGGCGTCTTCGTCTCGTTCGACGACGTCGGCATCGGCACCATCGTCGGCTCGGCCGTCTTCAACATCCTCTTCGTCATCGGCATGTGCGCCCTGTTCAGCAAGACGCTCCTGACGCTGACGTGGTGGCCGCTCTTTCGTGATTGCACCTTCTACAGCATCAGCCTCATCGCCCTGGTTCTCTTCTTCATGGACAACTTGATCGTCTGGTGGGAGGCGGcacttctcctcctcctctacgCCGCCTACGTCTCATTCATGCGCTGGAACGAGGATGTCGAGAGAGTGGTCAAGCGCTTCCTCTACCGTAACACCATGCCTCGCATTTCTTCGACTGATCATCTCGTTTCTGCTAACAAT GCAAGCAACCGAGGTCCTCCAAGTCAAGTGTCGGTAAGCAGTGGCGGCGGTGGATCTTCAGGAACCACTGGAAACACGGCTG GTACGAACGTCAATGACAGAAGTCGTGCCGCAAGTGCTGGCATACGAGGTTCCAAGTTTCGCCATGGACTTCTCACGTTAATGATTCACAGCATTGACCCCATGCATGACGGAG GTCATGTTGACGACAAGGCAAACAAATTACATGCCATCGCTTCATTGCGAGTGTTGTTGGATGCTACCAAGGAGCAGACAGTAGCCAATGGCCGTGATCCAAACGAAGAG TTTTCCAACACTGGGCGCTCTGAGATGACTCCCGTCGAATCGTTCATTGTCAGCGAAGCAACGGCAGCGTCCGCCTCAGTTTCTGCGGCTACAGCCGTACTTACAAAAACGGAAGCCGGTGTTTCGGCAGTAGTGGATTGTACTTCAATGTCGAACCGACAAGATGTTAATGGTGCCATTGGGGGTACCGATGGGGCTGGTGAGGGAGGTGGTAATGGCGACGATGAGGTCATCAAACCTCTTGACCTGTCTTGGCCGGAAGGAACTCGTAAACAATTAACATACTTATTCCTGGCGCCCATATTATGGCCACTGTGGCTGACCTTACCCGACACACGAACTCCACAGG GGAAGCGGTTCTTTGTCGTAACCTTCATTGGCAGTATTCTTTGGATTGCTGCCTATTCGTATTTGATGGTTTGGTGGGCTAATTTGACCGGTGAAACGGTTTACATACCTCCAGAG GTTATGGGTCTAACATTTTTGGCTGCTGGCACTTCGATCCCTGATTTAATAACGTCGGTGATCGTGGCAAGAAAGGGTTTGGGAGACATGGCTGTCTCTTCTTCAGTTggatcaaatatttttgatatttGCGTCgg TCTACCGCTTCCATGGTTACTATATTGCATCATAATCGGCAGCCCAGTGCAAGTGAGCAGTTCGGGAATGGCCTGCTCTGTTCTCGTGCTTTTTGGTATGCTGTGCTTTGTTGTGCTGAGCATTGCGTGCTTCCGATGGAAAATGAACAAGGCCCTAGGAGTTACCATGTTCCTATTCTACTTTGTTTTTGTCGCCGTTTCGCTTGGATTTGAGTATGGTACAATAAGTTGTCCGGTTTAG
- the LOC124197825 gene encoding paraplegin-like, whose product MCMALGGRVAESITFRVITGAQNDLHKVTKIAYSQVRTYGMNESMGPILFPDEDRNSREFGVRPYSKRLANTMDDETRNIIASAYKRTESIFLQHRHMLEKIAEELLLKETLNYHDMKALVGSPPHGQKQLIEPLQFEAEINEQAGIAPGRSQQQSPPLPED is encoded by the exons ATGTGCATGGCCTTAGGCGGGCGAGTGGCCGAATCTATCACGTTCCGAGTGATAACCGGAGCACAAAATGATCTACATAAAGTCACCAAAATTGCCTACTCGCAg GTGAGAACGTACGGAATGAATGAATCAATGGGTCCCATTTTATTCCCGGATGAGGATCGCAATTCGAGGGAATTCGGAGTTCGACCTTACAGTAAAAGATTGGCTAACACGATGGATGACGAAACTCGGAATATTATCGCCAGCGCTTACAAGAGGACCGAAAGTATTTTTCTCCAGCACCGCCACATGCTCGAGAAG ATTGCAGAGGAGTTGCTTCTTAAAGAGACGCTCAACTACCATGACATGAAAGCTCTGGTCGGTTCGCCACCACACGGCCAGAAACAGTTGATTGAACCTCTTCAGTTTGAAGCTGAGATTAACGAACAAGCCGGTATTGCACCCGGTAGATCCCAGCAACAGTCTCCACCTCTCCCTGAAGACTag
- the LOC124197827 gene encoding uncharacterized protein LOC124197827, whose product MDYINQNQTTSHLREIKTEPNVRALLQQVCDLVQREELNASLIVLELLGNTGPSTSHSTCSPNTESTGADSLPTNGDLSMVGPLCREPIASKSPLARQVFLLLENQNNSDLEFVLPTDAAASQISHLVKAHHVILAARCRWFHRVLLS is encoded by the exons ATGGACTATATTAACCAGAACCAGACAACTAGTCATCTGAGAGAAATCAAAACCGAACCTAACGTTCGCGCTTTACTTCAGCAAGTCTGCGATCTGGTGCAGCGAGAAGAATTGAACGCGTCATTAATTGTATTGGAACTACTAGGAAATACTGGACCGTCTACTTCACATTCCACATGTTCACCCAACACTGAATCTACTGGAGCTGACTCTTTGCCGAC GAATGGCGACTTAAGTATGGTTGGCCCGCTGTGTCGCGAGCCTATAGCAAGCAAAAGTCCCCTTGCTCGCCAagtgtttttacttttggaaaaccaaaataattcaGACCTAGAATTTGTACTTCCAACTGATGCTGCTGCGAGCCAAATTAGCCATTTGGTCAAAGCACACCATGTAATATTAGCTGCAAGATGTCGTTGGTTTCATCGAGTTCTTTTGTCTTGA
- the LOC124197826 gene encoding uncharacterized protein LOC124197826, whose product MDELPVMLAAVLEIIYDDDIEMDLIDEYIYPGRIAGLIVNQQLRFGPSPFVGIRNYIQDTVWRYPDDLFKQHFRMSRNAYNVLLQRFTVYLTQPINTTIHNTALSPYVKLLLFLWTISNQDSFRAIGDRFGMLKGDAHFIFISACQIILAHGIDFIGWPEENEYRSISEDFRLPYTIGALDGTLIRILQPS is encoded by the exons ATGGACGAGTTGCCAGTTATGCTTGCGGCAGTTCTTGAAATAATATATGACGACGACATCGAAATGGATTTAATAGACGAATACATATATCCAGGTAGAATTGCTGGTCTCATAGTTAACCAGCAATTACGATTCGGCCCTTCGCCTTTTGTTGGTATCAGAAACTATATCCAAGACACAGTTTGGAGGTATCCAGACGATTTATTCAAACAACATTTCAGGATGTCTAGAAATGCTTATAAT GTATTGCTGCAGAGATTTACGGTGTACTTGACACAGCCAATTAACACAACAATCCATAATACAGCCCTTTCGCCCTATGTGAaacttctcttatttttatggACTATAAGCAACCAAGACAGTTTCAGAGCAATTGGAGATCGCTTCGGAATGTTAAAAG GTGAtgcccatttcattttcatttcagcgTGCCAAATAATACTGGCTCACGGTATTGATTTCATTGGTTGGCCCGAAGAGAATGAATATCGTAGTATCAGCGAAGATTTTCGTCTTCCATACACCATAG GCGCACTGGACGGCACTCTAATACGAATACTACAACCGTCTTAA